One Nomascus leucogenys isolate Asia unplaced genomic scaffold, Asia_NLE_v1 000827F_84512_qpd_obj, whole genome shotgun sequence genomic window, CAGGAGGGTTTACAAAGAATGCCTGGGCTCCCCCGCAGGTGCCGGCAGATGGGGTAGCAAATGGTCCTGTGCCTCCACCTGCTCTGGGAGGGAGTCTCCCGTCTCTAGGCCTGGCCCCTTCCCAACCCTCCACGTATCCTGTTCCCCAGAGACCAGAACCCACTCCTGAGAACAGCGAAGCCAGGCGCTTAGAGGAAGACCAAGTGCTGCCAGGACACGGATTGTCGAGGGATTACATTCCAGCATCTTATTAGGTATCTGAatctgttaggaaaaaaaattagaaactacatataaaacttaaaaatattcaatatcaaAAGGTTATTTAggatgaaagttttaaaacaagtcATCAGCAAGCTGCTACCACCAAGTGGAGACTTTTACAAAAGTTGAGCGAGTCCACTGAGCTGAGAGGACAGAAATGAAGTCACCtgtgctggggcaggggcagggacacTTGGGGCAGGGAGTGTGTGGGCAGAGAAGCCAGAGAAGTCCAGGCCTGTGGAAGCCAAACAGGAGAGCGTGGGCCGGAAGGGCGGTCAGGATCGGGGGACGAGGTCGCTCTCCCTGGAGAACGAACCCTGAAGTGCGTAGCCTGGGATTGCCTCCCTGGGGGTCCTGTCCCCCGACATTTCACAGGTCTCCTAGAGCTGCCTTCCCAGGAGGACAAACACGGCAACAAAAGACCCATTTCTGCACAAAAAtccttctggaaagaaaaagaagaaaggcaagaaTGGGGTCCAAACGCTCCCCAGTGCTGACTAAGCCTCTCCAACCCTGTTCTAAGTGGAGTGTGGTTCCTAAGTCAGGGAAATGGAAGAGGCCCCATCCACACAGGCCATGGCCCCACAGGATGAAGCAGCAGCGTTTATTCCAGATACAACAGTGAGGGAATCCAGTCACGTTCCCTTCTCCCCAGAGAGGGCGCATTTTGACAAGTGATCCAGTAGAAATCTTTTAAACTCTGTAAGTTAAGTTCATAAAAATCACTCCcttcaccctgtctcccagggccaggcctggcctCTGAGATGCACTGGCTTGGGGCGCCCTCAGGTGGCTGCATGGAAAAACcagtctgaggccagcctggggctCCCAGACCTGGGCGGGATCTGTCCAGTCACCTGTCCTTCGGCTTCGGGTCGCTGTCTCTTGGCAGGTGGCCCGACACTTGGGGGTGGACCAACGACACCTCAGGAAGGTTCCCGCTCTACGGATGGCCCGATTAGCCACAGGTTTCTAGGCAAGTCCCTCTCTGAATGTCGGCCACACCACATACAACTCAAGTAGGAAgatgggcaggagtgggggtggggcaggcagaggccacCTCTGGCAGGTCAgggttgcctgggctggagcctATCTTCCCATACCTGGGACATGACCTCCAAGGACCAGCTGTCAGTCATGGTGATGGGCTGGCTGGGGTTGGCAGGGAGCTTGCTCTCCTTCTCTGACGGCCGGAGCAGCGTGGGGCGAAAGATCGTGGCGAGGTTGAGCAGGGACATCTTATTGACTGCCTCCTTCTCTGCCACCCTGTAGAGGACCAAAGCAGAGGGTGCTGTTTCGATGCCACCaccaggagagaggaagaggggctgGGCCATGCTGGAGTCCTCAGGAAGGGAGTGACCTCGACCCTGGCTGTGCTGCAAGGTGACTCCAGCCCTGGTACTTCTGGGTCTCAGTGGCCCAGGACAAGGGGCCAACTCTGGGCTGGTGGGGGGTCTCCTCTATGATGTGactgggagggaagaggggggTCCAAGTGCTCTGCTGGCCATGGACAAAGCTCTGAGCTCTTTTTAAGGCCACTGTGCAGAAGGAGGAGGGTGGCAAAGAGGAgaggcgggggcgggggtggcAGTGTCACTAGTGCCAGAGGCAGTGAGTGACTGCAGACAGGGGTCAGGGGAAAAGGTCCTCGGTGTTGGGGGTCTAGCGGGAGCAGAGGGGCACCCGCGGCCTGGGTACCTGGAGCCTGGGCTGCCACAGGAGAGCTGGGCTACCTTTTCAGGTGgtccagaaggaaaaggaaggggagcAGGTTGGCCTCCGGCAGGGACAGCAGCAGGTTGGGCATGCAGCTCTCCTTTGCAACCGGATCTCAACGAGCTGCAGGAGGCGGTGGGTTACTCCTCGGGGTCACAACGAGCCAGAGACCTCTCCCGAGGTGGTCACATGGAGCACCTGGGGCTTGTGTCCCTGCACAGCCCAGGCTCGTCGTCATCCTCAGTCTCACAGCTCTGGCCCCCAGTGAGGACCCTGTGAGGGGCGCTGGTGTGGGGTATGAGCCACCTGAACGCCTTTTCTCTACCTCACACGGGTCAGCAGCACGAGGCAAACAGCAGCAGGAGGAGCCGCGGGAGCAGCCGCTCATGGGCAGAGCTGCCCTTGGACAACTcctgccaccaccccctccccagagGAGCCCAAGGCAGGGGAGGCTCCACATGGAATGAGACATGGGAGTGAGGGACACAAGGAGGTGGGAAGTGGGAGGCCTCAGCCCCACCAAGTACGCAGAGACCCCCTCGTCGTCCTGGACACCACAGGGGCACCTGGAGGCTGGGAGAGCAGGTCCTCTGTGCATGGGCATGGGCGGCAGACCTGCCCTAAGGGTGATGCAGAGGCTACAGGTGCTGCACGTGCCAGCGCCCACTCTAGACATCAGCCTCCAGGTTGACTAAGGGTCAGGCCATGTTCAAACCCATGTTCGACTGGGCCAGGACCCGTGGCTAGAGCACCTGGGCACCCTCCTTCAGCCCTGGTCGGCAGGAAGGACGCAGATTTCAGGACCCCACAGCATGGCAGTGCTGACTATTTCAGCCTCTTGGTCTCCTTGAGGAATAAGGACGGGGAGCCCTCTGGGGATGGGCGAGGCCTTCCAGGACAGGCTCGGTTCTGGTCCCCTGCTTTTTGAGGTTGGGTAAAATGCCGACCATGGCAGAGGGGGCACAGCTCGGGTTCCCACACCTCACTTTTCACAGCCTCCAAGGGCAGCAGTGCACGTGGAGGAGACGTCTCACACGAGGCCAAGGCCTCCAGTGCTCACCGATGCCCTCCGTGAAGTTGGGGTAGAACTCGTCAGTGAAGAGGGGCTCGGGCAGCTCACGGAAGTACAGCTTCAGCGTGCCTGTGATGGCGTTCACGTCCATCTCGCTCATCATCACCGACACGTCCTTGTTATCTGGGAAGAGCACGGAAATGCAGCAGCCTCCTTGAGGATCCCGAGTGAGTCACCCGCCATCCCTGCCTTGGCTAAAGCAACGTCCCTGCCATGCTGACCACTGTGCGGGTCCCTCCCAGGCTTTGAGCAGCTCATCTGACTCCTCCCAAGAGCTGTGCGTGGTTCTGTGTCTACAGAGTTGATGGGGGTGTGTGGGCattcccattcctctcccctGCTTGGCCCATGTGATGGCCaggaggaggccagtgtggcaggaCACAGTGCCTGCTGGGGATTGGGTGGCTCTGCCTGTACATAGCAACCACCCCTGCACCAGTGTCTTCTGATAGCAGGAAGGCCATGGGAGAATCTGATTGGTTTCAGTGTTTGACCTGTGTCTTCTTTGGCCAATTGGCCATTGGTGCTTACATCCTCACCACAGGCCAGGTCCATTCTGGGCCCCCAGAGGGAGCTGAAACTACCACAGGGCCTTCCCAGGGATGCTGGGCATTCTAGGGATCCTGGTCAGGGTGGGTGGTGTGTGCCCCAAAGAAGGGTCTGCAGGCACACAATCCTGTTGCTTTGAAGATGCTGGGCAAGGACCCTCTGGGGTCTCAGTGCCCTCCCCTGGCATTTGGGGCAGCTCCAGATCTTTCATAGCCTCTGAGGGTTggtgagatggaggcagagatgttAAAGCCCCGGTCTGAGCTGGGTCCCATCAGTGCCTTCTGCCCTCCGCATCCTCAAGCAGGGCAGTGGACAGACTGCACTGAGTCCTGGGCTTCCACCTCCTGTCCACCCCCAAGGCAAGAAGACCAAGGCCCTGAGGAAGCCCCTGGTGCACCCCAGCAAGCAGCATCTGTAGCTAGGATGGTTTAAAAACTGGCCTCTACAGAAGCTCCTTCTACAACTCTTGccttctctttcttaaaaataataaaacagtaaatgaagaaaagacgCAGAGAAGGATGTGACATGCCCTGGCCATGGAGCGCTCTGAGATCTCATCGTGGACACCGCCGCCCACACCTCCATCCCATCCTGCGGAGGCCGACACTCACTGACGTCGAAAGCTGCCTTCGGTGCCTGGATGTCCGTGGCCACTCTGGACACCCGATAGATGCCCACCTCCTCTGTGCCGCGGCACTCGATCTCCTCCACACACTGGCACACGATGTAGGGCACCTTGGACCTCTCTCTCCTGCAGGAGGAGGGAATGTTCTCAGTGTCCTGACAGCCCTGCTTGGGCCACAGCACAGGAGACCTGCCCCCTATCTGTACACCCGGAAGTGGGGTGAGGACGGTGACGAAGGTGCCCAGGTCTGGGGCTGCACACAGAGCCTTGTGCATGCCTGTCCTCCCTCTGCAAGCTCGGTCCTCATTGCAAGTACTTTCTCAGGACTTTTCTAAGAGGCTGAAGCAGCCAGACCCTCTGCAAGTCACATATGATCTTTGTGGGATGGTCAGGAGGCCTAAGTCAAGTCAGCACAGCAAGGGCATCTGAAAGATTCCAGATCTGGGGTTAGCAACCTGTGCTCCCAGCTGGGAGATCAGGCCGGGTATTGGTCCTGCCATCCACGTGCTGTGTGAGAGGAGAATCCCCTGACCCCTGCCCCGGGCCCAGGCCTAAATAACCATCCCACGAATAAAGGGTGGCCTCAGCACCAGTGCCCCAAGTCCTGCGATGCTAAGTGCGTTTCTCCTCTGAGTCTTAGCAATGAacaattccaatacctccacacAGGACACTAGAGTAAGAATACTTCAAAGTCAGAACACAGTGTGTGCAGAGGCCTTTAGTTCTGTTTTGCAACTGGATTTAGCAGCACATCAAAGCGGCTTCTCAAGCCACCCTCATTAGCCGTGGTTATTTGGAGGGGCTGCTGATGGAGTCCTCGATGCTCATGCCCAGAGCCCTCCCAGAGTGCTACCAAGTGGCTGCCAtgcagttgggggtggggagtggtgtTTAGACACAGAAAGGAGTCCAGGGTATGACTGATGAAGGCCCTGGCCCACGTGACCAGCAAGGTCAGGGGCCCAGCCAGATTCCATCCTGGGGAAGCAAATGAATTCTCTAAGGAAGTGATCTGTGTCTGCAAGAACTGCTCTCAAACCAACAAACAGGCTTCTCTTGGCAACTGACTCGTGACAAAAGGGTGGGGGTTAGTTACAACCATTCAACAGGAACCTGGGACCGTGACAAATTCCAAGCAAGAGCAGAGAACCCTGCATTTGGGCAGTTCCTGGAGCCAGCCTACTGC contains:
- the LOC115834168 gene encoding breakpoint cluster region protein-like; this encodes MPSRKQTGVFGVKIAVVTKRERSKVPYIVCQCVEEIECRGTEEVGIYRVSRVATDIQAPKAAFDVNNKDVSVMMSEMDVNAITGTLKLYFRELPEPLFTDEFYPNFTEGIGPQG